GCGGTTTCCCTGAGCGGCGGGTTGGACTCTTCCTCTATCTTCTGCCTTGCCGAAACCATCAAACGGCAAAATACAGTCGCATGGCCGCACATCTTGGGGGCTTCTTACACTTCCCCTGCCGGGTCCCCATCTGACGAATCAGGGTTTCTGAGCGAGATCGAGCGGCAATACGGGGTTCCGATCATTAGACTGCCCACGAGCCGTGGGGGGTTTCTGAATGGGTCGAGAGAGGCGGTGTGGCACGTTGAGGCTCCCTTCTTGGATGAGATGTGGAGCACCACCCATGCCTTTCTCTCTATGGTCCGCCGCCTAGGAGCACGGGTCGTGCTCACGGGCCATTGGGCAGACCAACTATTGTTCGACCAGGCATACCTCATCGACCTTTTTTATCGCTTGGCGTGGAGCGAAATTGCCGCACACCTCACGGAGTTTCCTCGCTGGTTCACCGATTTGAACGCCGGATGCTTCCGGAAACGGTTTTCCATGGACCTCGCCAAGTATTCACTCCCCAGCCCGCTGGTGTCTCTGATTCGTTCCCTACGACTCAAGCCGGATCGCCCATGGTATACGGAGGCGCTTCGCAGACGGGCGCGGCGGTACGCATCCACTGCTCTCCCGCACGTGAGGGCGTTCCCCACCGCCCATGCCCGCTCCCTGTACGAGCAGTCCAGATCAGGCCGACATGTCATGTGCATGGAGTGGAACAACAAGGTGGCTGCCATGCATGGTCTCGAGATGGCTATTCCTTTTCTAGACCGGGACCTTGTCTTGTTTCTGATGAGGATCCCGGGGGAGATCCAGACCTGGGGAGGAGTTCCTAAGGTGCTCCTCCGAGAGGGCCTTCGGGATGTGCTCCCGGAGGCGATTGCCCGCCGGACATGGAAGGCGGACTTCACCCATCTCGTCAATGAAGGCATGGAGCGGGACTATGCGCAAGCGGTGGATTGTCTTCGGCCCGACGCGATGGCCATCAGTGCGGGGTACGTGAGTCGGGACGTGATGACCGGAGAACTCGTCCGCGTGAAGGATCGGCTGGGAGGATCCAGTGCTGACACCGCGTGGAGCCTCTCAGATTTACTAGGATTGGAGCTGTGGCTTCAGGTCTTTTTTGGGGAGAACAATGGCGGACAAAGAAGTTCAACATCGCCTGAGGGCTTGCCGAAGGCGACAGCACTAGGGGGCACGAAATGAAGTCGAAGACAGCACGGGCAAAGAAGAAGAGTTACCGCCGACCACGCCTAGTTATGTATGGGGACCTTCGCCACCTCACGATGGCAAAGGGGGGCACCAAAGCTGACGCGGCAAAGCCAGCATCAAGGCAATCTGGTCCGGCGGGCTGACCGACAGGTGTGGCAGTGATGCGCTCAAGCGGACGCTCTCCGCGTGTCTACCGTATCTACGGCATTTGCCTGAAGAGCCACTGGCCGCTCCCCGGCCATGAGAGGCCGACGCCGGATCTTGCTGACGTCGAGTTTTTCGAGGCCACGCCCGCTGTCTTTTCAGAGGCATCCCGGGAGGCCGAGAAACGATCGGATCGGGAGGACTGGTTCCGCCATGTTCACCTCCCGGACGGATCGGACTATCTTCGATGGTCCCGACTCTTCGAGTTCCTGATTCTACCAGACGGCTGCCGGATCGCCTGCCGTGAGCTCGA
The window above is part of the Candidatus Methylomirabilota bacterium genome. Proteins encoded here:
- a CDS encoding asparagine synthase-related protein produces the protein ASLNDSYPVSSSSPDPALILAAYEAFGDRLPERLAGDFALGLFDPNRQQLLLARDAIGIRPLYYCRTADTFLFASEIKALLAHPQVSSRPNDDVLALFLLGRHQETRGMTFFEGVQSLLPAHTAICSPQGSVIRRYWDFDPSPAIHLKSFAEYAEAFRDHFDRAVKRRLRSTCPVAVSLSGGLDSSSIFCLAETIKRQNTVAWPHILGASYTSPAGSPSDESGFLSEIERQYGVPIIRLPTSRGGFLNGSREAVWHVEAPFLDEMWSTTHAFLSMVRRLGARVVLTGHWADQLLFDQAYLIDLFYRLAWSEIAAHLTEFPRWFTDLNAGCFRKRFSMDLAKYSLPSPLVSLIRSLRLKPDRPWYTEALRRRARRYASTALPHVRAFPTAHARSLYEQSRSGRHVMCMEWNNKVAAMHGLEMAIPFLDRDLVLFLMRIPGEIQTWGGVPKVLLREGLRDVLPEAIARRTWKADFTHLVNEGMERDYAQAVDCLRPDAMAISAGYVSRDVMTGELVRVKDRLGGSSADTAWSLSDLLGLELWLQVFFGENNGGQRSSTSPEGLPKATALGGTK